From Sphingomonas sp. PAMC26645:
GCACCTCGATGAGGGTGGCCAGGCGCTTTCGTGAAGCGGCAAGGTCGCCAGGGCTGATATTACGGATAGCGTCAATGAGATGCCCGCGGGCGTTCATCCGCTCCTCCTGCGTATTGAACGCCAACCCCTGCTTTTGCGCCTCGCGTTCGATCTGCTCGTGCAGCCACAAGGGCATGCCGCTGCTGTACCTCTCGTCGGCGCACATCAGTTCGACATATTTCCGGGTCTTACGGTTCCAGACATGGATGCGACTGATATCCATACTGTCGTAGCGGAACTCGACGGTCGCGGTGGCATCGCTGCGCCGCTGGCGGCGCGGCTCGATGGGCACAAGGTCGCGCAACAGTTCCGGCACCGCCTGAATCTCATGATAGCGCAGGTTGAAAGCGCGGATACCGGAGGGAGAAAGCTGCGCGTCGGAGCGCACCTCCATCACGTCGCGCGCAAACGATGCGAAGTCCGCGAAGTCGTTGATGCCGAAGCGATTGATGTCACGTTCGAATACAAGCGCGGGCTGCTGGCTACCCAGGCCGTCATGCGGCTCGACATTGTACGATGCTATGATCTGGTTCGCGATCGCCTCCAGCTCATCGAGCATGACGATGGCTTGAGCCTCAGCATCGTAACCCCAACGTCTGGCATCGTTCAGCGTCAATGCTCGCCCTGGCAACAGACGGGTTGTCTGATCATTCAGGGTTTTGATCGCACGCTCGCCGATCGCTCGGTAGGTTGGCTGCTTGATCGGGCAGAACCGAACGGAAAATCCCGCATCCCGCGCTGCCGCTTCGAGCGTGTGGCTACGAAATTCGACGGCGTTATCGAGGATCAGGCAGCCCGGCTTGCCGCAAAGCATCGCAAGAACCGGATATCGGCTTGTCATGGCCGGCGGGGGACGTTTGGGCAGCACGATGCGCCGCAATATCTCGCTGACCGACCATCGGCACGGATCTTGGAAGGTTATCAGATGGCCGACGATGGCACGACTTTTGACGTCGATAGCGAGTGTCAGCCACGGTCGTCCAAGAACCATCTGAAGGGCCGGACATACGACATGTACGTCGAGCCAAGTGTGATCCACTATCACATACTGCATGACGAAATCAGCCGCGAGCGGCTTGCCCGCTCCTGACCAATCCTGCTTGACGGCCTCTACCTCTATGGAGGTGGCCAAGGTCTTGTCCGACTCTAGTTCGTTGAAACGGCGTCGCACGGTGCGCTCTGAGCAGACCTCAAAAGGCTCGTGCGGCTTGTCGATGGACGGGTGACGCCCGTCATTCACCAGATTGAG
This genomic window contains:
- a CDS encoding DDE-type integrase/transposase/recombinase, producing the protein MAHIRFSPGAIVDVRGAEYHPAYAHGRVQLTHLITGEILKYEQKDGSLELPTVEQFQLMQHGGDAVTRTPRSSDTIRNYNDSAEWTRDQAGAISSRALRMATACQMLDERGVPQGIGAIEAALDDCWTPELAHRFGQKPSASSVKNWRKNRGSIGNRHPRHMVPLSGRRIARSPDGSIDQQLLWTCVLEGRKAGRHVADIHADYAYRLNLVNDGRHPSIDKPHEPFEVCSERTVRRRFNELESDKTLATSIEVEAVKQDWSGAGKPLAADFVMQYVIVDHTWLDVHVVCPALQMVLGRPWLTLAIDVKSRAIVGHLITFQDPCRWSVSEILRRIVLPKRPPPAMTSRYPVLAMLCGKPGCLILDNAVEFRSHTLEAAARDAGFSVRFCPIKQPTYRAIGERAIKTLNDQTTRLLPGRALTLNDARRWGYDAEAQAIVMLDELEAIANQIIASYNVEPHDGLGSQQPALVFERDINRFGINDFADFASFARDVMEVRSDAQLSPSGIRAFNLRYHEIQAVPELLRDLVPIEPRRQRRSDATATVEFRYDSMDISRIHVWNRKTRKYVELMCADERYSSGMPLWLHEQIEREAQKQGLAFNTQEERMNARGHLIDAIRNISPGDLAASRKRLATLIEVPRIRQTTGNIVDLVHATPSSVTLGDFIANDRARLTSLDQDIVSSRPDPRTKPAKSALERRREHAATGQIELDAPARKRRLPMTKGGYQ